Proteins encoded in a region of the Quercus lobata isolate SW786 chromosome 8, ValleyOak3.0 Primary Assembly, whole genome shotgun sequence genome:
- the LOC115957669 gene encoding beta-amyrin 28-monooxygenase-like, with product MELFFLSGVILFAFIVSISVVFLLYHKSYASHPNLPRGKMGLPFIGESLEYLSTGRKGHPEKFIYDRMAKFSSEVFKTSIFGEPVVVMCNKAGNKFLYSNENKLVTAWWPSSVNKIFPSSLQTSSNEESKKMRKMLPNFMKPEALQRYIGIMDTIARRHFEAGWEGKQEVTVFPLAKNYTFWLACRLFLSIEDPKHVAKFADPFTVLASGILTIPIDLPGTPFNRAIKASKVIKKELRAIIKQRKIDLAENKASPTQDILSHMLLASDENGQFMTEMDIADKILGLLIGGHDTASAAVTFVVKYLAELPEIYNEVLKEQMEIAKSKKPGELLNWDDIQKMRYSWNVACEVMRLAPPLQGAFREAINDFVFAGFSIPKGWKLYWSANSTHRNPEYFPEPEKFDPSRFEGNGPLPYSYVPFGGGPRMCPGKEYARLEILVFMHNVVKRFNWEKLIPDEKIIVNPMPIPAKGLPVRLIPHIA from the exons ATGGAGCTTTTCTTCCTTAGTGGTGTCATCCTCTTTGCTTTCATTGTTTCTATTTCTGTTGTATTCCTTCTCTACCACAAGTCCTATGCTTCACATCCTAATCTTCCAAGGGGGAAGATGGGCTTACCTTTCATTGGTGAGAGCCTTGAGTATCTCTCCACTGGAAGAAAGGGTCACCCAGAAAAGTTCATATATGATAGAATGGCTAAATTCTCTTCCGAAGTCTTCAAGACTTCAATCTTTGGAGAGCCAGTGGTTGTTATGTGTAATAAGGCCGGAAACAAGTTCTTGTATTCCAATGAAAACAAACTTGTCACAGCTTGGTGGCCAAGTTCTGTGAACAAAATCTTTCCCTCTTCTCTACAAACATCTTCCAATGAAGAATCCAAGAAGATGAGAAAGATGTTGCCAAACTTCATGAAGCCAGAGGCCTTGCAAAGATATATAGGCATCATGGACACTATTGCGCGAAGACACTTTGAGGCTGGTTGGGAAGGGAAGCAAGAAGTGACTGTTTTTCCACTTGCCAAGAATTATACCTTTTGGTTGGCCTGTAGGTTGTTCTTGAGCATTGAAGATCCAAAGCATGTTGCCAAGTTTGCTGATCCTTTCACTGTTTTGGCTTCTGGGATCCTTACTATTCCCATAGATTTGCCAGGGACGCCCTTTAACCGTGCCATTAAGGCTTCAAAGGTGATAAAGAAGGAGTTGAGGGCTATCATTAAGCAGAGGAAGATTGATTTGGCTGAGAACAAAGCATCTCCCACACAGGATATATTGTCACATATGTTGCTCGCCTCCGATGAGAATGGACAGTTCATGACTGAGATGGACATAGCTGACAAGATTCTTGGTTTGCTAATTGGTGGCCATGACACAGCAAGTGCTGCTGTTACTTTTGTTGTCAAGTATCTTGCCGAGCTGCCCGAAATCTACAATGAGGTCCTAAAAG agCAAATGGAGATTGCGAAGTCAAAAAAACCAGGGGAGTTACTTAACTGGGATGACATTCAGAAGATGAGGTATTCATGGAATGTTGCATGTGAAGTGATGAGACTTGCCCCACCTCTTCAGGGTGCTTTTAGGGAGGCCATTAATGACTTTGTCTTCGCTGGCTTCTCTATTCCAAAGGGTTGGAAG TTATATTGGAGTGCAAATTCAACACATAGGAACCCAGAATACTTCCCAGAACCTGAAAAGTTTGACCCCTCAAGATTTGAAGGGAATGGACCACTACCTTATAGTTATGTACCATTTGGAGGAGGGCCTAGGATGTGTCCTGGAAAAGAGTATGCACGGTTGGAAATTCTAGTTTTCATGCATAATGTTGTGAAGAGGTTCAACTGGGAGAAGTTGATTCCTGATGAGAAGATCATTGTGAATCCAATGCCCATACCAGCCAAAGGGCTTCCTGTCCGCCTTATTCCTCACATTGCTTAG